Proteins from a single region of Argopecten irradians isolate NY chromosome 7, Ai_NY, whole genome shotgun sequence:
- the LOC138327174 gene encoding beta-1,3-galactosyltransferase 1-like yields MTYVVKWMKSCVILMLLVTSWIFFWTIGFLHSRLIIQPYLPNAQDAIRSATNVSHPKRASNNTASIESLHKNNKSSNGSGVKNSNTEKNTWKEFPYPLDIDTVELVRTLRSGLPVVHRPIFPYPYQFNYHHPYACTQGSSLFIFLIKSAIKNYQSRMAVRETWANTDLMRKYNFIRMFLLGTDKNEIYLSAVKSEYDLHKDMLLMSFHDDYHNLTLKTTGGIHWTAQHCNRSKFVVSVDDDMLVSTERLVHFLETKATPSKFFGGFVTGHKPLRDPRSKWYVSNQDYPHDVYPPMPSGGFIVMSMDYVVDLHFAAPYTKMIKLEDCFLGIMAYKLHVTPVFIRGIYVGQVNVNSNIFKTSMIAAHSYSPSLLKQTWIALQKFTNKALYYTLLKGKENK; encoded by the coding sequence ATGACTTATGTAGTCAAATGGATGAAATCATGTGTTATTCTGATGTTATTAGTAACTTCCTGGATATTTTTCTGGACAATAGGATTTCTTCATTCAAGACTAATTATCCAGCCGTACCTCCCAAATGCACAAGATGCCATTAGGTCCGCTACAAATGTCTCGCACCCTAAAAGAGCATCAAATAACACTGCTTCTATTGAATcgttacataaaaataataagtcATCAAACGGATCTGGTGTTAAGAATTCAAATACAGAGAAAAATACCTGGAAGGAATTCCCATACCCTCTGGACATAGACACGGTTGAGCTTGTGAGAACACTAAGATCAGGTTTACCTGTGGTACACAGACCAATATTTCCATATCCATATCAGTTTAATTATCACCATCCGTACGCTTGTACGCAAGGTTCTTCGTTGTTTATATTTCTGATCAAATCTGCCATAAAGAATTATCAAAGTCGGATGGCAGTCAGAGAGACTTGGGCAAATACAGACCTCATGAGGAAGTATAATTTTATCAGGATGTTTCTTCTCGGTACcgacaaaaatgaaatttaccTGTCAGCCGTGAAAAGTGAATATGATTTGCATAAGGATATGCTCCTAATGTCGTTCCACGACGATTATCACAACCTGACGTTGAAGACGACTGGGGGGATACATTGGACCGCCCAACACTGTAACCGTTCTAAATTTGTAGTTTCTGTGGACGATGACATGCTGGTATCCACCGAACGACTGGTGCATTTTTTAGAAACAAAGGCAACACCATCAAAGTTCTTTGGAGGGTTTGTTACAGGCCATAAACCATTAAGAGACCCCAGATCAAAATGGTACGTATCAAACCAAGATTATCCACACGATGTGTATCCTCCTATGCCATCCGGGGGATTTATAGTAATGTCTATGGATTATGTGGTCGATTTACACTTCGCAGCTCCATACACAAAGATGATTAAATTAGAAGATTGTTTCCTGGGAATTATGGCCTATAAACTTCATGTCACTCCCGTTTTTATCCGCGGAATTTATGTTGGACAAGTGAATGTGAACAGCAATATATTCAAAACATCAATGATAGCGGCACATTCATATTCCCCTTCTCTTCTGAAACAGACATGGATAGCTCTTCAAAAGTTTACAAACAAAGCATTATATTATACTCTCTTGaaaggaaaagaaaacaaatga